Below is a window of Cyanobacteriota bacterium DNA.
CTGCCCTTTTCTTCTCAACCACGCTACAGCTTGGATCCCAATGCATTAAATAATTCTCATGAACGAGACTTGGAGTTAACTTCTTGCCTTTTTTTGTAACAATGACTCTAAAACCTTGACCTTCATATACAGGAACCAATGCTTCTTTTGTATCAAGATCAACAGCCGGGGCAACCTTGACCGTATCTTTCTTCTGTGAAGTGCCCTGAGCTGAACCTGATTGGGGCTGAGGCTTTGAAAGCATTATCAATTTCAAAAACAAATCCCGCAAATCGTCCGTGAAAGATAAATCAAAAGAAGCATTTCTATGCCATGATTTACTTAATCTTTGTAATAAAACTATCACACTTTGCTGCAAATCATTATCTAAAAGCTCTCCCTTATTTAACCTTAGATCTAAATATTGATCCAAGAAATCTGCCAATAATTTACGAAGACCTGGCTGATCAAGCTCATCAATACGAAGAGTCAAGAATTTGGCAAATAATAATAAAGAGGTTTCAGGACTAAAAGACTCAGCTTGATCCAAAGAATTTATATCATGATTAAATTGAAGCAATGAAAGCAAAGAATCAGGCTTAACAAGTGGAAATTGACACAATTCTGAAATCATTCGCCCAAGCATTCTATTCGTACGATCAATGGAGGGCAGAGTCGATTTGGTATTGTCAAACTTCTTAGCCAAAACTTCCAACTCGGCTTTATGGCAATCTTGATAATTAATGATATCCCTATATATCTGGAAGCCTGCAATAATTCTAGATTCATTCATTCCAGCCAAGTCTAACTTACTACAAGGTATCTCCTTGTCTTCAGCGATACGGTGATTAACGAAAGGATGAGCTCCTTTCCCTATATGTTCGTTATGATTCATCTTAATAACAGACAAACTAGGATCTTGTAACAATAGTTGTTTTTCAATCGCTGACTGAGCACTACTTGTGACAAATCCAGAAGCGGAAGAATTTATTTTTGAAATTAAGATCGTCTGAATACCATGCGTCTTTGCAAATTGAACTAAAGCAGAAGCGATATTAACCCCATTGTCAATAACGGATTTTGCGGAATCTGTATCTATGAAAAACACTAAAGCAAAACCAACACTAGGATCTTCAAGAATAGCAAGATTGGGATTATTCTGAGTATATATCTGGCTACTATTCTTTTGACAGCATAGTTTAAAACGTTCAAGAGGTTGAAAATAATTAATAAGATACTCTCCACTATAACCGTTTATTGCATTGTCTTCTTTTGCTGTTGGTAAAATATCGACTTGAATACCACTCAATGGATCTAGATATTGATACGACCTTTGTGTTTGTTCATAATTAGCAAACTCAGGTTTTAATAATTGAAGCTCTCTAATGATTCCAGCGCAAGCTCTCTTTAAGTTATGAGCAAATTGAACTGTTTTGGCATACTGTGTTTTTTGAGCAGGAGACCTAGTAGCCTTTATTGCTTCAGCTTGAATCATCTCCAATTCAGTGTCATTAGTGTTGTTCAAAGCCTCCAAACAACGGGCAACTACCGGTTCAAGTGTTTTTACTAAGTCCTCAATCTGATACATCTGCCCCTGTATTGAATAATCTGTGCCTAAGTGACTATTAATCTCTTTCAACAAGCGAAATAAATCTTGAGCCACAGATAATTTATAATCCCTTTTGTACCCTCGCAGGTAAGAACGCAAACAACTATTGCCGGTGGGCACTGGTTCGTCTTTGGTCGGTCCATTTGATTCTAGCGCATCAACATCCAAGTCAAAATCACTCATTGCTTGAACATCATTTTTAAAACGGAACAGAAAAGTCTCCTTCTTTCGGACTCCTCTCACTGTAGTATCAAAGCTAGTACTTGCTAGAAGAAAATATTTTTGAGCTGTATCCAATAACTTACTAAGCAATGGATGATCAAAACGAAGCTTAGTAGCATCAAAATTGTTAAGATCACAACCTTCGATATGTTTAGCCAGTAAAGACAAGAACTCTGGATAGGGAATTGCAAATGCATCATTTTGTTTGCGTATAGAATATAATTGCAGTAACAATGTATGATTTTGAGTTTTTGTTTTATTCAGTTCGGGATATGCCTTTGTCAAAAACTCAAAAGCCTTCGCTCTCTGTCTATCAGTCTCATTAGCACGCCCCAAAAAATGAAACAACCTTTCTAGAACCATAAAATCAGCAGCATTAAAAAAACCAGTTTCTTTAAAATAATCAGATAGTACGGGGGCAAGTTTCTTCCTTACCTGCCCCTTGCTCTCAGTCAAAAGCTGCTTAGCCCAAGCCGGTAAATCAGTAGCTTTCAATTTCAACAAAAGATATTGATCAAGCGATGCGAGCTTTGCTTTTGGCAAGTTTGGACTTGCACCAAATTCTCGACTAAGCGAACTGGGCTCTATAATTTCTGCAGGCTCAGCAGCAGACAAACAATTCAACTCTTGAACGTGGCTAGGCTTGTCAACAAGCCGAGCTCTAGCTGTATTCAAATCAGATGTTTGATTTGCTCTTATCCTAGAATTGTCATCAACAGGACCAAGCATCCTACAAGCCTCTCTTGACACGGCAAATGGTTCCACCGATATAAAACTCAGTAGCTTTGCTATCTCTGGGTTTTGCCAGAATTAATTGTCCAGTGATGTATCTAGTAATCCTCATAATGTTGGTATGAATACTATCTACGTTATCTAAAACAAATTTGCGACTTAATCGTCCAGGAGCAATAGATCCTTTGCCTGCTTTCTGCCTTTGCTTAAGTCTTCGATTTGCTATGTTACGATTGATTTCCAAAAAGCCTACTGGACGCAAATCATAAAAGACTTCAGGCTTACCATCGGGCACTAAGACCTTGAGAGATTTTTGTTGAGTAAGATCGGCATTATCACTAACAACCCAAGGACTAAGTTCAGGTTCCAGTGCTGTATACGCTGCAATTGACATTGTTTGCTCTTTTAATTTAGTGACTGTCAATTTTTGATCAGCTCCGAATTTAACTTCACAATCAATACCGCCCATATCAACAAGCAACCTTGTTTTCTCAAGATTGCGACTAAATAAAACAAGGTTGTCGTCTAAAGCATGCTGCTCTAATTGTTCAAGTTTAGTTTGTTGTATCCCTTGATTCGTTTTTTGTGTTCTTAATTGCATTGCAGTAATAAGACTTAATAAATCAACTTGATTGGCGTATTCTGGGTCTACACTCAGTTCTCTGAGCCATTCTCTTACCAGTTCTTTTTTATTAGTAGTCTCTTTGTCCCCAAGAAACACCTTTCTCAAAGTCGCAAGTGTTTGAAAGTGAGTATGCCCCTCATCAAGCTTGTTTGGCACAGCATCAGGAGCAAAATAACGCAGTTGCGTTTTCAATAAACTATCCATAAAATCAAAGAAAGCGACTTCATTATTTTTAAATCGTTGTACTTGACTATAATTTAAGCCTAATGCACTAATAGGATTAGCAGAATCAGCCATTATATAATCTCCCTTTATATTTTGATCGTACGAGCAATACCTAATAATTGAATTCGGTCAGTTTTAATATCTATAGCCAAGACAATATTCGCATCCTTAATCTCTGGACTATAAAAACGCATGATCTGCGGGAAGTCTTTTATAGCAAAACTATACTCTGTTGAAGCTCCGCCACTAACTCCAAGCTTTTTTGATTCACCTTTACCACCATGCAATAGCTTCTCTAATTCTGCAATATCAGCCGTATCATATACAAAGTCTCTGGTATCAATCGATCCTATAATTCTCAAGCTTGGATTTAAAGTCTCCTCTTTTTGAGTTTTAAATCTCCTATAACCATATTTGGCAGAAGACTCTGTACTATCTTGACTTGGATCATCCAAAACCACTTCGTTTTTCTTTGGACTATATCTATTTAGCTCTTCAATTGTTAAACGTGGATCAATTTCAGTCAAGTCTTGTGACTTCAAAGCACCAGAACTAGCACTCTTAAATACCTTGATCTTTTCTTGCATACCAGACCTTTCTCCACCTACACAGCCCATAGAAAATTCACCAGACAAAGCTCGATTTACATTTGTATCAATAGCCAATCTCTGATTATAGAACGCATTCAAAAATCCTGGACTTTTAACGGTACTAACAAGAACTGAAACTAACTGCTTATTAGAAGTAACTTCCCTTGCTTTCAATTTGGCAATCATCCCTTGAAACAGCTCTGCTGTTGCTGTTGCTTGATCAGCAGGTGAAGCAAGTAAAGTCTGAACTTCTTTAGCCAACGACCCTGGTTTTGCCAAAGCAGCACCAATCTCCTGAACTTCTTGAAAAGCAGTTCTATTTGGGTAGCTACCATCATCATGAAAAGTTCGAGATTGGAGTTTAATCATGGACTGAACAAATTTGCCCAGCCCCTCCATATCCACTCTTTGATTTCTAGAATCTTGAAATCTCTTAACTAATGCTATGCCCAAACCAAGTTTGTTAAGATTTTGCATTCTCAAGCCCCATGAGTCGTTTTAATCTATCCATTGAAGTTGCATTAATGTCTAATACCGCTGTATCAAGATCTTGCAAACTTGAACCATCAGTTATGTCTTTCAACCAATTGTTTAATAACAAAGCTGACATTTCAGTTGCAGTCATTTTTGCAGTTCTTCCGGTAGGCGCTTCCTCATCAGATCCAACACTAGCCTTACTCTTAACCATAGAACTATTTTCCAAAGCTAAACTAATAATCGGCAGTTGTTTTTCGATAGTTTCAGAAATTGAACTTAATGCTAGATGCAAAGCATCAGCACCCTCCTCTGTATCTCCTGCAGTCTGGACAAAGCTTCTTAAAAACAATGGTACAAATGCTTCATGAGCTACAACGAGACCAGTTGCTAAACGATCTTGAACAGTACTAGGAATTACTCGTGACTCTAAATTAAAATCTTCAATTAAACTTGGTATTCTTGTAATATCCATACGTTTTGATCCCATGAATTGTCCTGGTCTTACCTTATTAAAAGTAACTAATGCATCAGCCGCTTCACCAAGACTTAAATTATATTTATCAGCTAACTCTTCAATAGTAAATCTGATATCTCCCACAACACTAACGTCAAGAGCATAAGTATCAGCAATACGATTAATTTGACTTACTGTAACAGGGTCATTCATTATAAAATCTTTTGCTCTCAACCTTAATTCAACTGGTCCATCTTTCTTACCACCATTGGATCTCACAAGTGCTCTCTTCCCATTAGTATTAACTGCTGTACTATTAGCATTTAAAGGTTTTTTATTTACTATAATCACTCCATTATTATTGTTTATATTTGCTACTGCTGCTTCAGCAGCGCGATATGTTGTCGGTGAAACACGAAGTGCGATTGCATTCTGTTGCACTTTAGCTCTTTCAACTTCAACCTCAGGTAATCTAACTAAGGTATGACTATCATCTTCTCCATCAATTTTGAACTCAGCCAAATCTTTAGCATGTCTACGTAGCCATTCTTGAGCATCTACTTCATCATCTGCTGGTATAGGTAAAGGTGCACTACTTGATTTTGCAGGACTGCTAAATGCACTGTTTACTGCATCTGCAAATTGAGCTGCTTCATCATTTCCAGTAGTTACTGGTGTCTTGTCTCTTCTATGTCCTGGGTTGATTGTGTTCATATTTTCTCCTTTAATCTGTATGACAATACTAGCCCAGCCATGAGTATTATGTCAAGCATCAATTATTAAATAATTACAATGGTCAGGATCAGACTTATTAAAATTAATTAAGCAAAAAGTACTTGCACAACCCTTACGTACGTGCTAGTATCTTTGTATGAGCTTACGAGAGTACGAGAACAACCAAACAATCAATATAAACCAGAAAATCATAGAGATAATCAAGCAATATGAGCTGGAAGATACTGAAAACTATTATCAAGAACTCTTCGGCAATAACGCAGCTCAAAATTAATTCCAGTTAGATAAAGCTAAAATATAAAGGAGAAATAGCATGGCAACAAAGGATAAAGAAATGAATAAAGAATTACAAAGCAAAACAGATAAACTCAAAACACTCACTGCGACATTAGCGCAGATAGACAAAAACTTCGGCAAGGGTTCTGTGATGCGTCTTGGTGATAAACCACCAATACAAATAGATGTAATTCCAACAGGTGCCATTACTCTTGATATTTGTCTTGGTATCGGTGGAATTCCAAGAGGGAGAATTATTGAGATTTACGGACCAGAATCATCTGGTAAAACCACTCTTGCTCTGTCTATCTGTGCTCAAGCCCAAAAGAAAGGTGGCATCGCTGCAATAGTAGATGCTGAGCATGCACTTGATCCTGTTTATGCTAAAGCTCTTGGAGTTAATACAGATGATCTTTTAGTTTCACAACCAGATACTGGTGAACAAGCTCTAGAAATTACAGAACACTTGGTTCGTTCTGCTGCTGTTGACGTAATAGTCATCGATTCGGTTGCCGCCCTCGTTCCTAAAGCAGAGATAGACGGCGAGATGGGAGACTCCTTGCCTGGTCTTCAAGCTCGCCTTATGTCGCAGGCTCTTCGTAAACTAACAGCAATTGCAGCCAAAACCAATACCACAATCATCTTTATTAACCAAATTAGATACAAGATTGGTGTAATGTTTGGTTCACCTGAGACTACTTCTGGTGGTAATGCACTCAAGTTTTACTCAAGTGTCAGAATGGATATTAGACGTATCGAAACCCTCAAAAAAGATGGTGAAGGTTACGGTAACAGAGTCAAAGTTAAAGTAGTCAAAAACAAAGTTGCACCTCCATTTAGGCTTGCAGAGTTTGACATCATCTTTGGACAAGGAATTAATACTCACGGAGCTATTTTTGATTCTGCCGTCGATATGGATATCGTCAAAAAAGCAGGTGCATGGTATAGCTACAACGGTGAAAAAATCGGTCAAGGAAGAGACAACTCTATTATTGCCCTCAAAGCAACACCTCTAGTCTTTGACGAGATAGAACTCAAAATCAAGGCTGAACTCGATGCCCAAAAAGCTGTAGCAACAGGAGTCGATCCTCAAGACTTTGCTGACATGGACGAAGACGAAAGCGAAGAAGAAATTAAAGAAGAAATTGAAGAAGAAGTAATAGCTTAGACTCAATAGGTTTCCGCAAGGAGCCAAATCAATAAAGGAGGACTTTACGAAAGCCACGTTATGGCTAAGCACAGACACCTGACCCGGGTGTCTGTGCACCCTTTTGTATAGTAAACCAATAAAGCCTTTGCCAAGAATAAAGAAGGCTTGCTTGATTTACTATACTCAAATAGCTGCCTGTATCTTTTTAGCAAGCGCCTCAGTAATCCCAGGCAAGCTAGCCAAATCATCTAAACTAGCATCTTTAATTTTGCCCAATGAACCAAACTTGTCTAATAATAAAACCCGTTTCTTCGGACCAAGCCCAGGAATCGAATCCAGCACACTAGCAAGAGAACGCTTGGATCTGAGGCGGCGATGATAAGTCACAGCAAAACGATGAGCCTCGTTTCTAATTCTTTGTACAAAAAATAATTCAGGTGATTTGCGATCCAAAATAATTGGTCTCGATTCACCAGGCAAATACAACTCCTCATCACGCTTGGCAAGTCCGACCATCTTAATATAGTCAAGCTCAAGATCTTTCATCACTGCATAAGCGGCGTTCACTTGTCCCTTACCTCCATCAATGATAATCAGGTTTGGAAGCGCTTCTTTGCTCTTATAACGGCGTCTAACGACTTCACGCATCGATTCAAAATCATCATTTTGATCAACACTTAATTTAAAACGGCGATATTCATTCTTGTCAGGAAGCCCATCAATAAAGCAAACCATTGAAGCAACAACATTGGTGCCTTGAATATGTGAAATATCAAAACATTCAACACGTTGCGGCTGAGTGCGCAAATCAAGTTCACGCTCAAGATTTGCAAGAGCGGTGTTTATATCCTTACTAGCATCTTCCATCTGTTCAAGCTTGGTTTTATCCATGATCAAACGGGCATTGCGCTCGGCGAGTTTGAGCAAAGCAAACTTGTCTCCGCGTTGTGGTTTAATGATCTTGACTTTGGAGCCCTTGCGCTCAGTCAACCAATCAGCAAAAGCATCAGGCGATTCTATCTCTATATTGATTACTAATTCTCTTGGTAGCTCTTCATCTGGCACTTGTGAATAATATTGCAATAAGGCTGATTCATATAGCTCAGACTCAGGATCTTGCATTGCACAATCCAAATCCAGACTATCTCTATTAATCAAACGCCCCCCGCGAGTCTTAAAGACTTGAAGACATGCAGTATCATCATCTCTCACCAATGCAAAAACATCTTGATCCAGATTCTTGTCGTCTGAAATTACATTTTGGCTTTCGTTAAATGTTG
It encodes the following:
- the recA gene encoding recombinase RecA, producing MNKELQSKTDKLKTLTATLAQIDKNFGKGSVMRLGDKPPIQIDVIPTGAITLDICLGIGGIPRGRIIEIYGPESSGKTTLALSICAQAQKKGGIAAIVDAEHALDPVYAKALGVNTDDLLVSQPDTGEQALEITEHLVRSAAVDVIVIDSVAALVPKAEIDGEMGDSLPGLQARLMSQALRKLTAIAAKTNTTIIFINQIRYKIGVMFGSPETTSGGNALKFYSSVRMDIRRIETLKKDGEGYGNRVKVKVVKNKVAPPFRLAEFDIIFGQGINTHGAIFDSAVDMDIVKKAGAWYSYNGEKIGQGRDNSIIALKATPLVFDEIELKIKAELDAQKAVATGVDPQDFADMDEDESEEEIKEEIEEEVIA
- the uvrC gene encoding excinuclease ABC subunit UvrC, yielding RPCLNYDLGKCLGPCQQLISGEDYAAMLRQVELLLKGDFSDLQAILKQEMQRYSDNLEYEKAGKARDRIKALATFNESQNVISDDKNLDQDVFALVRDDDTACLQVFKTRGGRLINRDSLDLDCAMQDPESELYESALLQYYSQVPDEELPRELVINIEIESPDAFADWLTERKGSKVKIIKPQRGDKFALLKLAERNARLIMDKTKLEQMEDASKDINTALANLERELDLRTQPQRVECFDISHIQGTNVVASMVCFIDGLPDKNEYRRFKLSVDQNDDFESMREVVRRRYKSKEALPNLIIIDGGKGQVNAAYAVMKDLELDYIKMVGLAKRDEELYLPGESRPIILDRKSPELFFVQRIRNEAHRFAVTYHRRLRSKRSLASVLDSIPGLGPKKRVLLLDKFGSLGKIKDASLDDLASLPGITEALAKKIQAAI